A genome region from Manis javanica isolate MJ-LG chromosome 3, MJ_LKY, whole genome shotgun sequence includes the following:
- the TBCCD1 gene encoding TBCC domain-containing protein 1 isoform X3 translates to MCFHTLPRTSTLNNQVRYEKKLSHTDVLRGNMDQSGVLLWVKAEPFIVGALQVPPPSKFSLHYLRKISTYVRTRATEGAYPRLYWSTWRHIACGKLQLTKDLAWLYFEIFDSLVVKTPEERLEWSEILSNCMSEEEVEKQRNQLSVDTLQFLLFLYIQQLNKVSLRTSLIGEEWPGPRNRSQSPDLTEKSSCHIKLEAWLRACLTGNPFGTSACLKSGKKLAWAHQVEGTTRRAKIACNTHVAPRMHRLVVMSQVYKQTLAKSSDTLVGAHVKIHRCNESFIYLLSPLRSVTIEKCRNSTFVLGPIQTALHLHSCDSVKVIAVCHRLSISSTTGCIFHILTPTRPLVLSGNRTVTFAPFHTHYPMLEDHMARTGLATVPNYWDNPMIVCRENSNTSVFQLLPPCEFYVFIIPFEMQGDTTEIPGGLPAAYQKALGQREQKIQIWQKTVKEAHLTKDQRKQFQVLVENKFYEWLINTGHRQQLDSLVPPAAGSKQAAG, encoded by the exons ATGTGTTTCCATACTCTTCCTAGAACAAGCACTTTAAACAATCAAGTAAG GTATGAAAAGAAGCTTTCTCACACAGATGTCCTTAGAGGTAATATGGATCAGTCCGGAGTTCTCCTCTGGGTGAAAGCAGAACCCTTTATAGTGGGTGCCTTGCAGGTACCCCCTCCATCCAAGTTCAGTCTTCATTATCTCAGGAAGATATCCACCTATGTGCGAACCCGGGCCACAGAGGGAGCTTACCCACGCCTGTACTGGTCTACATGGAGGCACATTGCATGTGGGAAGCTGCAGTTGACTAAGGATCTAGCATGgctttactttgaaatatttgataGTCTTGTAGTGAAGACACCAGAGGAGCGCCTGGAATGGTCTGAGATTCTGTCCAATTGTATGTCTGAGGAGGAAGTCGAAAAGCAAAGAAATCAG CTTTCAGTGGACACCCTACAATTCCTGCTCTTCCTATACATACAGCAGTTAAACAAGGTCTCTCTGAGGACCTCTTTGATTGGAGAAGAGTGGCCTGGTCCCAGAAACAGATCCCAGTCTCCTGACCTGACTGAGAAATCCAGTTGTCATATTAAG CTGGAAGCCTGGTTGAGAGCCTGTTTGACTGGGAACCCATTTGGTACCTCTGCTTGTCTCAAGTCTGGAAAGAAATTGGCGTGGGCTCACCAAG tTGAAGGGACGACCAGAAGGGCTAAGATTGCTTGTAATACTCATGTGGCCCCTAGGATGCACCGCCTGGTGGTGATGAGCCAGGTTTACAAGCAGACATTGGCCAAGAGCTCAGATACTCTTGTAGGGGCACATGTAAAAATTCATCGTTGCAACGAATCTTTTATATATCTGCTCTCTCCCTTACG GTCTGTGACAATTGAGAAATGCAGGAATAGCACCTTTGTCCTGGGCCCTATACAGACTGCTCTTCACCTCCACAGCTGTGACAGTGTTAAGGTCATTGCTGTTTGCCATCGTTTGTCCATCTCTTCTACCACAGGTTGCATCTTTCATATTCTGACGCCTACCCGCCCACTTGTTCTCTCTGGGAACCGGACAGTAACTTTTGCCCCTTTTCATACCCATTACCCAATGCTGGAGGACCATATGGCCAGGACTGGGCTTGCTACTGTGCCTAACTATTGGGATAATCCAATGATTGTGTGCCGAGAGAATAGCAACACAAGTGTCTTCCAACTCTTGCCGCCTTGTGAattctatgtatttattattcCCTTTGAAATGCAAGGAGACACAACAGAGATACCTGGGGGTCTTCCAGCTGCATACCAGAAAGCACTGGGGCaaagagaacagaagatacaAATCTGGCAGAAAACTGTGAAAGAGGCTCATTTGACAAA
- the TBCCD1 gene encoding TBCC domain-containing protein 1 isoform X1 encodes MCFHTLPRTSTLNNQVRYEKKLSHTDVLRGNMDQSGVLLWVKAEPFIVGALQVPPPSKFSLHYLRKISTYVRTRATEGAYPRLYWSTWRHIACGKLQLTKDLAWLYFEIFDSLVVKTPEERLEWSEILSNCMSEEEVEKQRNQLSVDTLQFLLFLYIQQLNKVSLRTSLIGEEWPGPRNRSQSPDLTEKSSCHIKNWNDYSHHAFVYDHLSDLLELLLDPEQLTASFHSTCSSLVSREAVGALSFLIEGTVSRARKIYPLHELALWRPLHAESGFSKISKAFSFYKLEAWLRACLTGNPFGTSACLKSGKKLAWAHQVEGTTRRAKIACNTHVAPRMHRLVVMSQVYKQTLAKSSDTLVGAHVKIHRCNESFIYLLSPLRSVTIEKCRNSTFVLGPIQTALHLHSCDSVKVIAVCHRLSISSTTGCIFHILTPTRPLVLSGNRTVTFAPFHTHYPMLEDHMARTGLATVPNYWDNPMIVCRENSNTSVFQLLPPCEFYVFIIPFEMQGDTTEIPGGLPAAYQKALGQREQKIQIWQKTVKEAHLTKDQRKQFQVLVENKFYEWLINTGHRQQLDSLVPPAAGSKQAAG; translated from the exons ATGTGTTTCCATACTCTTCCTAGAACAAGCACTTTAAACAATCAAGTAAG GTATGAAAAGAAGCTTTCTCACACAGATGTCCTTAGAGGTAATATGGATCAGTCCGGAGTTCTCCTCTGGGTGAAAGCAGAACCCTTTATAGTGGGTGCCTTGCAGGTACCCCCTCCATCCAAGTTCAGTCTTCATTATCTCAGGAAGATATCCACCTATGTGCGAACCCGGGCCACAGAGGGAGCTTACCCACGCCTGTACTGGTCTACATGGAGGCACATTGCATGTGGGAAGCTGCAGTTGACTAAGGATCTAGCATGgctttactttgaaatatttgataGTCTTGTAGTGAAGACACCAGAGGAGCGCCTGGAATGGTCTGAGATTCTGTCCAATTGTATGTCTGAGGAGGAAGTCGAAAAGCAAAGAAATCAG CTTTCAGTGGACACCCTACAATTCCTGCTCTTCCTATACATACAGCAGTTAAACAAGGTCTCTCTGAGGACCTCTTTGATTGGAGAAGAGTGGCCTGGTCCCAGAAACAGATCCCAGTCTCCTGACCTGACTGAGAAATCCAGTTGTCATATTAAG AATTGGAAtgattatagtcaccatgctttTGTCTATGATCATCTGTCAGATCTCCTTGAGCTGCTTTTAGATCCAGAACAACTCACTGCATCATTTCATTCGACCTGTAGTAGTCTGGTCTCTCGAGAAGCTGTCGGGGCACTCAGCTTTCTTATTGAGGGTACAGTGAGTAGAGCCAGAAAGATATATCCACTTCATGAACTTGCACTGTGGCGACCACTGCATGCAGAAAGTGGCTTTTCAAAGATCTCTAAGGCCTTTTCTTTCTACAAGCTGGAAGCCTGGTTGAGAGCCTGTTTGACTGGGAACCCATTTGGTACCTCTGCTTGTCTCAAGTCTGGAAAGAAATTGGCGTGGGCTCACCAAG tTGAAGGGACGACCAGAAGGGCTAAGATTGCTTGTAATACTCATGTGGCCCCTAGGATGCACCGCCTGGTGGTGATGAGCCAGGTTTACAAGCAGACATTGGCCAAGAGCTCAGATACTCTTGTAGGGGCACATGTAAAAATTCATCGTTGCAACGAATCTTTTATATATCTGCTCTCTCCCTTACG GTCTGTGACAATTGAGAAATGCAGGAATAGCACCTTTGTCCTGGGCCCTATACAGACTGCTCTTCACCTCCACAGCTGTGACAGTGTTAAGGTCATTGCTGTTTGCCATCGTTTGTCCATCTCTTCTACCACAGGTTGCATCTTTCATATTCTGACGCCTACCCGCCCACTTGTTCTCTCTGGGAACCGGACAGTAACTTTTGCCCCTTTTCATACCCATTACCCAATGCTGGAGGACCATATGGCCAGGACTGGGCTTGCTACTGTGCCTAACTATTGGGATAATCCAATGATTGTGTGCCGAGAGAATAGCAACACAAGTGTCTTCCAACTCTTGCCGCCTTGTGAattctatgtatttattattcCCTTTGAAATGCAAGGAGACACAACAGAGATACCTGGGGGTCTTCCAGCTGCATACCAGAAAGCACTGGGGCaaagagaacagaagatacaAATCTGGCAGAAAACTGTGAAAGAGGCTCATTTGACAAA
- the TBCCD1 gene encoding TBCC domain-containing protein 1 isoform X2 codes for MDQSGVLLWVKAEPFIVGALQVPPPSKFSLHYLRKISTYVRTRATEGAYPRLYWSTWRHIACGKLQLTKDLAWLYFEIFDSLVVKTPEERLEWSEILSNCMSEEEVEKQRNQLSVDTLQFLLFLYIQQLNKVSLRTSLIGEEWPGPRNRSQSPDLTEKSSCHIKNWNDYSHHAFVYDHLSDLLELLLDPEQLTASFHSTCSSLVSREAVGALSFLIEGTVSRARKIYPLHELALWRPLHAESGFSKISKAFSFYKLEAWLRACLTGNPFGTSACLKSGKKLAWAHQVEGTTRRAKIACNTHVAPRMHRLVVMSQVYKQTLAKSSDTLVGAHVKIHRCNESFIYLLSPLRSVTIEKCRNSTFVLGPIQTALHLHSCDSVKVIAVCHRLSISSTTGCIFHILTPTRPLVLSGNRTVTFAPFHTHYPMLEDHMARTGLATVPNYWDNPMIVCRENSNTSVFQLLPPCEFYVFIIPFEMQGDTTEIPGGLPAAYQKALGQREQKIQIWQKTVKEAHLTKDQRKQFQVLVENKFYEWLINTGHRQQLDSLVPPAAGSKQAAG; via the exons ATGGATCAGTCCGGAGTTCTCCTCTGGGTGAAAGCAGAACCCTTTATAGTGGGTGCCTTGCAGGTACCCCCTCCATCCAAGTTCAGTCTTCATTATCTCAGGAAGATATCCACCTATGTGCGAACCCGGGCCACAGAGGGAGCTTACCCACGCCTGTACTGGTCTACATGGAGGCACATTGCATGTGGGAAGCTGCAGTTGACTAAGGATCTAGCATGgctttactttgaaatatttgataGTCTTGTAGTGAAGACACCAGAGGAGCGCCTGGAATGGTCTGAGATTCTGTCCAATTGTATGTCTGAGGAGGAAGTCGAAAAGCAAAGAAATCAG CTTTCAGTGGACACCCTACAATTCCTGCTCTTCCTATACATACAGCAGTTAAACAAGGTCTCTCTGAGGACCTCTTTGATTGGAGAAGAGTGGCCTGGTCCCAGAAACAGATCCCAGTCTCCTGACCTGACTGAGAAATCCAGTTGTCATATTAAG AATTGGAAtgattatagtcaccatgctttTGTCTATGATCATCTGTCAGATCTCCTTGAGCTGCTTTTAGATCCAGAACAACTCACTGCATCATTTCATTCGACCTGTAGTAGTCTGGTCTCTCGAGAAGCTGTCGGGGCACTCAGCTTTCTTATTGAGGGTACAGTGAGTAGAGCCAGAAAGATATATCCACTTCATGAACTTGCACTGTGGCGACCACTGCATGCAGAAAGTGGCTTTTCAAAGATCTCTAAGGCCTTTTCTTTCTACAAGCTGGAAGCCTGGTTGAGAGCCTGTTTGACTGGGAACCCATTTGGTACCTCTGCTTGTCTCAAGTCTGGAAAGAAATTGGCGTGGGCTCACCAAG tTGAAGGGACGACCAGAAGGGCTAAGATTGCTTGTAATACTCATGTGGCCCCTAGGATGCACCGCCTGGTGGTGATGAGCCAGGTTTACAAGCAGACATTGGCCAAGAGCTCAGATACTCTTGTAGGGGCACATGTAAAAATTCATCGTTGCAACGAATCTTTTATATATCTGCTCTCTCCCTTACG GTCTGTGACAATTGAGAAATGCAGGAATAGCACCTTTGTCCTGGGCCCTATACAGACTGCTCTTCACCTCCACAGCTGTGACAGTGTTAAGGTCATTGCTGTTTGCCATCGTTTGTCCATCTCTTCTACCACAGGTTGCATCTTTCATATTCTGACGCCTACCCGCCCACTTGTTCTCTCTGGGAACCGGACAGTAACTTTTGCCCCTTTTCATACCCATTACCCAATGCTGGAGGACCATATGGCCAGGACTGGGCTTGCTACTGTGCCTAACTATTGGGATAATCCAATGATTGTGTGCCGAGAGAATAGCAACACAAGTGTCTTCCAACTCTTGCCGCCTTGTGAattctatgtatttattattcCCTTTGAAATGCAAGGAGACACAACAGAGATACCTGGGGGTCTTCCAGCTGCATACCAGAAAGCACTGGGGCaaagagaacagaagatacaAATCTGGCAGAAAACTGTGAAAGAGGCTCATTTGACAAA